AAGCCCCCAACATCATTCAAGTCTCTAGTCAGCAAATTAGTCAAATATCTTCTCGTTTTACCCTTACTAAGTTGCGCCCACCCATTCAATCGGAATTGGACGCGTTGATTGAGGAGTATGTGCGAGATGAAGTTTTTTATCGTGAAGCTATAGCGATGGGGCTTGATCAAGGTGACCCTCAAGTGCGAAGTCGAATGCGCCGAAAACTCGAATTTTTCCTAGAAGACCTATTGGTGGCTGAGCCCGACGAAGAGGAATTAGAGGCGTTCTATACGCAGCACGCGGACACGTTTAAATACGATACTCAGTTTTCATTTCAGCAGTTCTTTATTAACCCAAAAAATCATGCAGACGCAAATAAGCAAGCTTTGGTGTTATTGCAGGGTATAAATGAGCGTGGTGCATTTGATGGGTTTGATCACACGTTACTGCCCTTTGAGTTTACGTTAATGAGCTCGCGAGAAATCGACAATTATTTGGGTGGTGGCGTTGCTAGCCAACTAGAGCAGTTCGCGGTTAATAGTTGGCAAGGCCCCGTTATGTCCAGTTTTGGGTTGCACATAGTAAAGGTTACCGAAAGGCAGCCGGGCGAACTACCGTCTTTCGCGTCGATTAGAGAAAAAGTGTTGCGGGATTATGAAGCGTACCACCGGGTTGAACAAAAAGAGCAAGCATATGAGGTTATGCGAAAACGCTACAAAGTCGTTGTTGACCCTATGATTTCAAATGCTGACGAGATTACTAGCCTGCGATGAGAAACGTATATTCACATTACAAAATGATGTGGCTTTGGTTGGTATTACTGGGGTTGTCGGTTAATGTTTTTGCCCATGAATTGCAGCCCAGTTTGTTGGAAGTTCGCCAATTAACTAATGATCAGTACGAAATCAATTGGCAAGCCCCAAACTATTATAAGCTACCTCATCCCGCTACATTGGAGCTTCCAAGCACGTGGGAAACTATCGGTACGCCCACTGTTCGCGACGTTGCAGATTCAAAACTCCACAGTCGAGTGGTAAAACTTAGTGATGAGAAAATTGAGGGCAGCACTATTCGCTTTGTTGGCCTCGAATCGACTATTACCGATGTTTTTGTGCGAGTGTTCTGGTTAGATGGTAGACAGTCTACCGCCATTGCACGCCCAAACCAGCCTTGGATAAAGATTGAGGGTAAGCGCTCGTTTTTGGATGTTGCCAGCGATTATTTTGTTTTGGGTGTGGATCATATTCTTTCTGGTTTTGACCACCTAACATTTGTGTTGGCGCTGGTACTGATTGTGGTGGGTTGGCGAAAGTTGATGTTTACCGTAACGTCTTTTACGTTGGCCCACAGTATCACCTTGGCGGCTATATCGTTGGGCCTATTTTGGGTGCCGGGGCCGCCCGTTGAAGCGGTGATTGCGTTATCAATTTTGTTTTTGGCAAGTGAGTTAATAAAAGTTAATCATGGCAAGCCGAGCTTAACGGCTAGGTTCCCATGGCTCGTAGCGTTTATTTTTGGTCTGTTACATGGCTTTGGTTTTGCGGGGGCATTAACGGATATTGGTTTGCCTCAAGATGAGATTGCCCTTTCTTTAGTCGCTTTTAACCTTGGTGTAGAAGTTGGACAGCTAGTG
The Teredinibacter franksiae DNA segment above includes these coding regions:
- a CDS encoding peptidylprolyl isomerase codes for the protein MFGFSIKRLFKEPLLHFLFLGFLLFLFYDYRQGQYTQAPNIIQVSSQQISQISSRFTLTKLRPPIQSELDALIEEYVRDEVFYREAIAMGLDQGDPQVRSRMRRKLEFFLEDLLVAEPDEEELEAFYTQHADTFKYDTQFSFQQFFINPKNHADANKQALVLLQGINERGAFDGFDHTLLPFEFTLMSSREIDNYLGGGVASQLEQFAVNSWQGPVMSSFGLHIVKVTERQPGELPSFASIREKVLRDYEAYHRVEQKEQAYEVMRKRYKVVVDPMISNADEITSLR
- a CDS encoding HupE/UreJ family protein; its protein translation is MRNVYSHYKMMWLWLVLLGLSVNVFAHELQPSLLEVRQLTNDQYEINWQAPNYYKLPHPATLELPSTWETIGTPTVRDVADSKLHSRVVKLSDEKIEGSTIRFVGLESTITDVFVRVFWLDGRQSTAIARPNQPWIKIEGKRSFLDVASDYFVLGVDHILSGFDHLTFVLALVLIVVGWRKLMFTVTSFTLAHSITLAAISLGLFWVPGPPVEAVIALSILFLASELIKVNHGKPSLTARFPWLVAFIFGLLHGFGFAGALTDIGLPQDEIALSLVAFNLGVEVGQLVFIFGVLIACAILRRVGLAKWRWGLQLPAYSIGTVAAFWFIQRVASF